From a region of the Methylomonas rapida genome:
- a CDS encoding DUF7281 domain-containing protein produces MNKTWLAVIGRAIDSEQELFPLNQTWQAIHQEYNIGLTQAKKLLLTHQDKQELRELVNKISGIDLQQVAPSEFIGMQREQVLTVAVDEKLAGQSVKKNRLAIKSLPGRALKLNGEHYRLPENSHCDMALERIGSVEHQSIWIIENYRCFDQLGAIKLDESAALIEPLVIFRGDHVYQGGTVLSLIEKLQLPVWVMGDLDPKGLSIAQSYPNFAGLIAPDMAVLENYFNDSGKANHKLYEKQLAGCRRALSDTRYSIIQACWQLMKQHQAGIVQEHWLVGNTTLKMHPA; encoded by the coding sequence ATGAACAAAACATGGTTGGCGGTCATTGGCCGCGCGATCGATAGTGAACAGGAGCTGTTTCCGCTCAATCAAACCTGGCAGGCCATTCACCAGGAATACAACATCGGCCTGACTCAAGCCAAAAAACTACTACTGACCCACCAGGACAAACAGGAATTACGGGAGCTGGTCAATAAAATCTCCGGCATCGATCTGCAGCAGGTCGCTCCTAGCGAGTTTATCGGGATGCAGCGCGAACAGGTTTTAACCGTGGCCGTCGATGAAAAGTTGGCCGGTCAGTCGGTGAAGAAAAATCGCCTGGCTATTAAATCCTTGCCGGGCAGGGCGCTCAAGTTAAACGGTGAACACTATCGATTGCCGGAGAACAGTCATTGCGATATGGCCTTAGAACGTATCGGCAGTGTCGAACATCAGAGCATTTGGATTATTGAGAATTACCGCTGTTTCGATCAGTTGGGCGCCATCAAGCTGGATGAGTCGGCGGCGTTGATCGAACCATTGGTAATTTTTCGTGGCGATCATGTGTATCAGGGCGGAACAGTATTGAGTCTGATCGAGAAACTTCAGTTGCCGGTCTGGGTGATGGGTGACCTGGACCCGAAAGGCCTGAGCATTGCCCAGTCGTATCCCAACTTTGCCGGCTTGATTGCGCCGGACATGGCAGTGTTGGAGAACTATTTCAACGACTCAGGCAAAGCCAATCATAAACTCTACGAAAAACAGCTCGCCGGCTGCCGAAGGGCGTTATCCGATACCCGCTATTCCATTATTCAAGCCTGTTGGCAGCTGATGAAACAGCATCAGGCCGGTATCGTTCAGGAACATTGGCTGGTCGGTAACACTACGCTGAAAATGCACCCAGCCTAA
- a CDS encoding NERD domain-containing protein produces the protein MIPELIPNLYQDRFLRLTENGELTTDVIIKLTHRYLDGKPAKVGKRSLSAADRDLDFWNAIFWEDVSNEVFETEAFALALARYLQQNKVTRPGWLQHLVVRAPGALRRAIRYSQVFLSPTELRWKEIIGLDLGSAEGLSDFIKACGILQGENRKLKNAIKSIEAELKLITPMETLVYASLFAFRHVVYSLGQQELRPHLLDKDRADASRVDFQETTDAINQILISKLKTSVHSDFFISERIIGQSLRKHMSPLLFPSPSTARAAEKCLSYMDTFERLVAAYLQFNEFVGRTINCFCFDEDYDIRFEGERLIVFPRVIPEESEWDRNGKKLDRLHQYWHFRAIDEFIKLGLAFERFGRPENEESNRFAWISAIRTKLELTEIYGLEDEIMTESGYKIDLLRTLLTIELMHAFYKHGYILPYCREYEQAGNWLAALSVFSFAGLIEGEIRLPITFAERKAKIARICNWTRSEEWPNGNKQMTEAILNFWSNDLKDSSRRLREREHALQPELHEQPIFKIGNYLFELPWVFAFQNNVTAAVNNLRRVGRNRGELNSETNRIEKRLAETFEQFGFKVVGNFHPPRDADDEVGEIDLICFRDDHLFIFEIKSGYMRKTQRDAWQHRTSTLRKAARQLKRKSTLVTERFTTDPTLAALLGDRDVSHIQTHCWIIDTSIEHDHEYFEGFLKVSLQEIIIVLRNERHLLRDFHQAIDIKKAKHGFSSSIKDDFANICGDAMSAVFEQIDDDNLYPNGFNAGQFASIIETAAIWNVLDA, from the coding sequence ATGATTCCAGAGCTAATACCCAATCTATATCAAGATCGCTTTCTAAGGTTAACCGAAAACGGCGAGTTGACGACTGATGTGATCATCAAGTTGACGCACCGGTACCTGGACGGAAAACCAGCCAAAGTCGGAAAGCGAAGCTTGAGCGCAGCTGATCGAGATCTCGATTTTTGGAATGCCATTTTTTGGGAAGACGTTTCCAACGAGGTTTTCGAGACTGAAGCCTTCGCTCTGGCTTTGGCTCGATATCTTCAGCAAAACAAGGTGACCCGGCCGGGTTGGCTCCAGCACCTGGTTGTCAGGGCGCCAGGTGCACTCCGGCGTGCCATTCGATATTCCCAGGTGTTCTTGTCACCAACTGAATTGCGTTGGAAGGAAATCATCGGGCTTGATCTGGGCAGTGCCGAAGGTCTGTCTGATTTTATTAAAGCTTGTGGAATTCTTCAGGGCGAAAACCGCAAGTTAAAGAACGCGATAAAGTCGATAGAAGCCGAGCTGAAACTGATAACACCCATGGAAACGCTGGTCTATGCAAGCTTATTTGCATTTAGACATGTCGTATACAGCCTGGGTCAGCAAGAGTTGAGGCCCCACCTACTTGATAAGGATCGTGCAGATGCCAGTCGTGTCGACTTTCAGGAAACAACTGATGCCATCAATCAGATTCTGATTTCAAAACTAAAAACCAGCGTTCACAGCGATTTTTTTATATCGGAGCGTATCATCGGTCAATCGCTTCGCAAGCACATGTCACCGTTGCTGTTTCCGTCCCCCTCTACAGCAAGGGCTGCCGAGAAGTGTCTGTCTTATATGGATACGTTTGAACGTCTCGTTGCCGCCTATCTGCAGTTCAATGAGTTCGTCGGTAGGACCATCAATTGCTTTTGTTTTGACGAGGATTACGATATTCGCTTTGAAGGGGAAAGGCTGATTGTATTTCCAAGGGTAATTCCGGAAGAAAGCGAATGGGATCGAAACGGTAAGAAACTTGATCGATTGCATCAATATTGGCATTTCAGGGCTATCGATGAATTTATCAAATTAGGCCTTGCGTTTGAGCGCTTTGGGCGTCCTGAAAACGAGGAAAGCAATCGATTTGCCTGGATATCCGCCATTCGTACCAAGCTTGAACTGACGGAAATTTACGGCCTTGAAGATGAAATCATGACCGAAAGCGGCTACAAAATCGATTTATTGCGGACACTGCTGACGATTGAACTGATGCACGCCTTTTACAAGCATGGGTATATTTTGCCTTATTGCAGAGAATACGAGCAGGCAGGGAATTGGTTGGCGGCGTTGAGTGTGTTTTCGTTCGCTGGACTTATTGAAGGTGAAATACGGCTTCCGATCACCTTTGCTGAGCGTAAGGCCAAGATTGCCAGAATTTGCAACTGGACTCGCAGCGAGGAATGGCCAAACGGCAATAAACAAATGACGGAAGCTATCCTGAATTTCTGGTCAAACGACTTGAAAGACTCGTCAAGACGACTGCGTGAGCGTGAGCATGCTTTGCAACCGGAGTTGCACGAGCAGCCGATATTCAAAATTGGAAATTATCTTTTCGAATTGCCGTGGGTATTTGCATTTCAAAACAACGTCACGGCCGCCGTGAACAACTTGCGGCGAGTGGGTCGAAATCGAGGTGAGCTGAATAGTGAAACCAATCGTATCGAGAAGCGACTTGCCGAAACCTTTGAGCAATTTGGTTTTAAGGTGGTTGGTAACTTCCATCCGCCTCGCGATGCTGACGATGAGGTTGGCGAAATTGATTTGATCTGTTTTCGCGATGATCATCTTTTTATCTTTGAAATTAAATCGGGATACATGCGCAAGACCCAACGCGATGCCTGGCAACATAGGACCAGCACGTTAAGGAAAGCTGCGCGTCAACTGAAACGAAAAAGTACTTTGGTAACCGAAAGATTTACAACCGATCCGACTCTAGCCGCATTACTCGGTGATCGAGATGTCAGTCATATTCAGACGCATTGCTGGATTATCGACACATCCATCGAGCATGACCATGAGTATTTCGAAGGGTTTCTGAAAGTCTCGCTTCAGGAAATTATCATTGTGCTTAGAAATGAACGCCATTTATTAAGAGATTTTCACCAAGCAATCGATATTAAAAAAGCTAAGCACGGTTTTAGTTCTAGCATCAAAGATGACTTTGCAAATATTTGTGGAGATGCAATGTCAGCAGTATTTGAGCAGATTGACGATGATAATCTCTATCCAAATGGTTTTAACGCTGGTCAATTTGCAAGCATTATTGAAACAGCGGCTATTTGGAATGTTCTCGATGCTTGA
- the traN gene encoding conjugal transfer mating pair stabilization protein TraN, whose protein sequence is MGVELFEPQRRFTQTLSAILCVALAWTPFGVSWADAIQAAGRDGQQLGQQVLGGFAFPLDTDNGMLTLNPGTAQESAISIGTLFPDTNSATTTAQDFADLYGNNPGTLAAGLNAQTALNGETSFTGEAYRTLIDNAHQSHPDLHNDAVWTAGDQVFANFTPWSQSFSDCTTVTTQTETSHSVQVPDYQLCLRQPTVPQSCTATHQVNVETLLSFVSGNGGMSSCGSGCMDLYVGRVGDNYWSAGCGIFNWEVTYNVLHPEAIISATLEDVEFDDHARVYYGGNLIYTGSTGWGGSCELSNSWVDHPNRDVTYAFNSIGHKVFKQETMVGGNGEGYSRIRLRYDLSKLITQDEWSWSGPNCQNLANAITDGICQAGSQLSCTNDPANASGCYVDQTSQVMVCGTDLAQAPVASSTGIRNSCINIQASGHCDLNQYGQCWTDTAGTHCLEPPANGIPNKTCASLETQGCSFIKSQCTSVLASGTCWDSVDTYDCGQTVGIPGIQSNTQQQCAGPIRCMGEDCISVNRTQSQDFSKAVALLNSAQQMAMDLHCDYANAALQQKDPTTCQVFQGKPASCKMVGGALSLVDCCETPSGAMGLGRYIDLLIATSQMDSAVMAMDSTSAIRGAWETMRTPFTLAGDAWNSFQADFASTVNDLVGTDMLSTSDIASQGLLDSLKGELMKSVAEWIGQTFGEAAGNALFSAGGQAAFDSAGNLTPAAESGGVELGGGAAVAGELLSTLMTAYTVVMIIIMIIQIVYSCEEPEYELAAKKQLKVCTDLGTYCESKVAGACWVRKESYCCYNSPLARILNEQIKPQLGMDFGTPESPSCTGIKVADLDRVDWTQVNLDEWLAILAQTGHLPTAANAASMLNLDQLTGTGSRLNPQKYGAASSGRQDTLIRTQGRMTDLDVPTVKRQSELEGWGMGPQ, encoded by the coding sequence ATGGGCGTGGAGTTATTCGAACCGCAACGTAGGTTTACGCAGACATTGTCTGCGATTTTGTGTGTGGCCCTGGCCTGGACACCGTTTGGCGTTTCCTGGGCCGATGCGATTCAGGCGGCCGGGCGAGATGGCCAACAACTGGGTCAGCAAGTTCTGGGCGGTTTTGCGTTTCCGCTCGATACCGACAACGGCATGCTAACCTTGAATCCGGGAACTGCTCAGGAAAGTGCCATATCGATTGGCACCTTGTTTCCGGATACTAACAGCGCTACGACCACGGCCCAGGACTTTGCCGATCTCTATGGCAACAACCCCGGCACACTGGCGGCGGGGTTAAACGCGCAGACTGCCTTGAACGGCGAAACCAGCTTCACCGGCGAAGCCTATCGCACCCTGATTGACAACGCCCACCAGTCGCATCCGGATTTACACAACGATGCAGTCTGGACTGCCGGTGATCAGGTGTTTGCCAATTTCACGCCCTGGTCGCAGTCGTTTTCGGACTGTACCACCGTGACTACGCAAACCGAGACCAGCCATTCGGTGCAAGTGCCGGATTATCAATTGTGTCTGCGCCAACCGACGGTACCACAAAGTTGTACCGCCACCCATCAAGTTAACGTCGAAACATTGCTCAGTTTTGTCTCCGGAAACGGAGGCATGTCCAGCTGTGGATCTGGCTGCATGGATTTGTATGTGGGCCGCGTTGGCGATAACTATTGGTCAGCCGGTTGCGGCATATTCAACTGGGAAGTCACATACAACGTCCTGCATCCGGAAGCCATCATCAGCGCCACGCTGGAAGACGTCGAATTCGATGATCATGCCCGCGTCTATTACGGCGGGAATCTGATCTATACCGGTTCCACCGGCTGGGGTGGCTCATGTGAGCTCAGCAATAGCTGGGTCGACCATCCCAATCGCGACGTCACCTATGCCTTCAACAGCATCGGCCATAAGGTCTTCAAACAGGAAACCATGGTTGGTGGTAATGGTGAAGGTTATTCCAGGATTCGGCTACGCTATGATTTGTCGAAACTGATCACGCAAGACGAATGGAGTTGGAGCGGACCCAATTGCCAGAATCTGGCGAATGCCATTACCGATGGCATTTGTCAGGCCGGCAGCCAATTGAGTTGTACGAATGACCCCGCCAATGCTTCAGGCTGTTACGTCGATCAGACTTCGCAAGTCATGGTCTGCGGCACGGATTTGGCCCAAGCCCCGGTGGCCAGTTCGACCGGGATTCGCAATAGTTGCATAAATATTCAAGCCTCAGGGCATTGCGATTTGAATCAGTATGGGCAATGTTGGACCGATACCGCCGGCACTCATTGCTTGGAGCCGCCGGCGAACGGGATACCCAACAAGACCTGTGCGTCGTTGGAAACGCAAGGCTGCTCATTCATCAAAAGCCAATGCACCAGTGTGTTGGCCTCCGGCACCTGCTGGGACAGCGTCGATACTTATGACTGCGGGCAAACGGTGGGCATTCCCGGCATTCAAAGCAACACCCAACAGCAATGTGCCGGGCCGATACGCTGCATGGGGGAAGATTGCATCAGCGTGAACCGCACCCAGAGCCAGGATTTCAGCAAGGCTGTAGCCTTACTCAATAGCGCCCAACAAATGGCGATGGATTTGCATTGTGACTATGCCAACGCCGCTCTGCAGCAAAAGGATCCGACTACCTGTCAGGTATTTCAGGGAAAACCCGCCAGTTGCAAAATGGTCGGCGGCGCGCTCAGTCTGGTCGATTGCTGCGAAACACCTTCGGGTGCGATGGGGCTAGGCCGCTACATTGATTTGCTGATCGCTACCAGTCAAATGGACAGTGCCGTCATGGCCATGGATAGCACTTCGGCCATTCGAGGCGCCTGGGAAACCATGCGCACACCGTTTACTCTGGCGGGCGATGCCTGGAACAGTTTTCAGGCGGATTTTGCCTCGACGGTGAATGACTTGGTTGGTACCGACATGCTCAGTACCAGCGATATTGCCTCGCAAGGTTTACTCGACTCGCTGAAAGGCGAATTAATGAAGTCGGTAGCGGAATGGATCGGCCAAACCTTTGGCGAAGCCGCCGGTAACGCACTATTCAGTGCCGGCGGCCAGGCAGCCTTCGATTCGGCGGGCAATCTGACACCGGCGGCGGAATCGGGTGGCGTCGAGTTGGGTGGCGGTGCCGCGGTTGCCGGCGAGTTGCTCAGTACCTTGATGACGGCTTACACGGTGGTGATGATCATCATCATGATTATCCAGATCGTCTATTCCTGCGAAGAACCGGAGTACGAACTCGCAGCGAAGAAACAACTGAAGGTCTGCACGGACCTCGGCACCTATTGCGAGAGCAAGGTGGCTGGCGCGTGTTGGGTGCGCAAGGAAAGTTACTGTTGCTACAACTCGCCGCTAGCGCGCATCCTCAATGAACAAATCAAACCGCAGTTGGGCATGGATTTCGGTACACCGGAAAGTCCAAGCTGTACCGGCATAAAAGTCGCGGATCTGGACCGCGTGGACTGGACACAAGTCAATCTCGACGAATGGTTGGCAATTCTGGCGCAGACCGGGCATTTGCCGACCGCTGCCAATGCGGCATCCATGCTCAATCTGGATCAACTCACCGGCACAGGCAGCCGACTCAATCCGCAGAAATACGGTGCAGCCTCCAGCGGTCGACAGGACACTTTAATCCGAACCCAAGGCCGGATGACCGATCTGGATGTCCCTACGGTCAAACGGCAGTCGGAATTGGAAGGCTGGGGTATGGGGCCGCAGTAA
- a CDS encoding TraU family protein, with translation MKRFVFPWVLGGLITLATPLYADTTTNSVDPLCSDAELWSGKLVTDICWSCLFPIRAAGASLGGGNVPSIATDEKFCFCTDPMGIPELGMTMGLWNPARLIEIVRNPWCSPALGGHKFSASNVRLIATTGKADFDASEMSFFNYHYFAFPLTILLDLFWDGRCNSDGYRDFDLLYVSELDPTWNNDLLAFFTSPETALFANPVAISACVADAAAAATGNPLDALFWCAGAWGHMYPLSGISPTSYGTDPRITSLLATRATASLHRRGLAWKTSGNDALCGGYIYPFIPKSQYRLSMFYPVAETESNHAIGETTFKWGAGRTYPGPGEDHLYLLWRWQDCCVGL, from the coding sequence ATGAAACGATTCGTTTTCCCTTGGGTTTTGGGAGGTCTGATAACACTGGCAACCCCGCTTTATGCCGACACCACGACCAATAGCGTCGATCCGTTGTGCTCGGACGCCGAACTGTGGTCCGGCAAGTTGGTCACCGATATTTGCTGGAGCTGTTTGTTTCCGATTCGGGCGGCCGGGGCGTCGCTGGGCGGTGGCAACGTACCGAGTATCGCCACCGACGAAAAATTCTGCTTCTGTACCGATCCGATGGGTATTCCCGAGCTGGGCATGACCATGGGCCTGTGGAATCCAGCTCGGCTGATCGAGATCGTCCGTAATCCCTGGTGTTCGCCGGCGCTGGGTGGCCATAAGTTCAGTGCCTCGAATGTACGCTTGATCGCCACCACCGGCAAGGCCGACTTCGATGCCAGTGAAATGTCGTTTTTCAATTACCACTATTTCGCCTTTCCGTTGACCATCCTGCTGGATTTGTTCTGGGATGGCCGCTGCAACAGCGACGGCTACCGGGACTTTGATTTGCTGTATGTCTCGGAACTGGACCCGACCTGGAACAACGATTTATTGGCGTTTTTTACCAGTCCGGAAACGGCGTTGTTCGCCAATCCGGTGGCCATTTCCGCCTGTGTCGCCGATGCCGCAGCGGCCGCCACCGGCAATCCGTTGGACGCTTTGTTCTGGTGTGCCGGCGCCTGGGGTCACATGTACCCCTTATCCGGGATTTCGCCGACCAGTTACGGGACCGATCCCAGGATTACCAGTTTGTTGGCCACACGCGCCACTGCCTCCTTGCATCGCCGTGGGCTGGCCTGGAAAACCTCGGGCAACGATGCTTTATGCGGCGGCTATATCTATCCCTTCATCCCCAAGTCGCAATACCGGCTATCGATGTTTTATCCAGTCGCCGAAACCGAGTCCAATCACGCCATTGGCGAAACCACGTTCAAATGGGGTGCAGGTCGCACTTATCCTGGGCCGGGTGAAGATCATCTCTACCTGCTGTGGCGTTGGCAGGACTGCTGTGTGGGGCTGTGA
- a CDS encoding TrbC family F-type conjugative pilus assembly protein: MHCFDRSHRPWRQSAVCLLCWFSVHTVQAEEAWLDRSQAILQALEGQPRPEWLNGQADQRDMKRQAQQVLKASQTIQAEALSTGSENVHPTNPSNKPLTLLFVSFSLGDTALKELFEEAAGRDDVLLVFRGPKPGQKLPALMADLKRLLKGIDPLPNIVIDPTRFQRWSVSSVPDIVVEQDGKTRLHVRGVSSLSWLDEQIKTGKQGDLGTMGDVAEIAEIDLLEEIKRRMAAIDWKQKQQQAIARFWEQQKFEDLPTAQEDRDRSVDLTITAPRDVATPNGQLIIRAGQTVNPLDKMPFGLCLMVFDATVQAQVELIQHQSCQDKKAHVMYLATSMPRQSGWDSLQRLETALQAPVYLLTPDVRSRFQLQHVPSFIEQSGNRLIVHERKLPVSSGERS; encoded by the coding sequence ATGCATTGTTTTGATCGGTCACATCGTCCTTGGCGTCAATCGGCGGTCTGTTTGCTCTGTTGGTTCAGCGTACATACGGTTCAGGCTGAAGAAGCCTGGCTAGATCGTTCTCAGGCCATCTTGCAAGCCTTGGAAGGCCAGCCTCGACCTGAGTGGTTGAACGGTCAGGCTGATCAACGAGACATGAAACGCCAGGCGCAACAAGTCTTGAAAGCTTCGCAGACGATCCAAGCAGAGGCGCTATCGACGGGATCGGAAAACGTCCACCCGACAAATCCTTCGAACAAGCCACTCACACTGCTGTTTGTCTCGTTTTCGCTCGGCGATACGGCGCTGAAAGAACTCTTCGAAGAAGCGGCCGGCCGGGACGATGTGCTACTGGTGTTTCGCGGCCCCAAACCCGGCCAAAAACTTCCGGCTTTGATGGCGGACCTCAAACGCTTGCTGAAGGGCATCGATCCACTGCCAAACATCGTCATCGATCCCACCCGTTTTCAGCGCTGGTCGGTGTCATCCGTACCTGACATCGTTGTCGAACAGGACGGTAAAACCCGTTTACACGTTCGAGGTGTCAGCAGTCTGTCTTGGTTGGACGAGCAGATCAAAACCGGCAAACAAGGTGATTTGGGAACGATGGGCGATGTTGCCGAGATTGCCGAAATCGACTTGCTCGAAGAGATCAAACGCCGGATGGCGGCCATCGACTGGAAACAAAAGCAACAACAAGCCATCGCTCGGTTCTGGGAACAGCAAAAATTTGAAGACTTACCTACTGCTCAGGAGGATCGTGATCGGAGCGTGGATCTGACCATTACCGCACCGCGCGATGTGGCGACGCCCAACGGTCAACTGATCATTCGAGCCGGACAGACTGTCAATCCGCTGGACAAAATGCCGTTTGGCTTATGCCTGATGGTATTCGATGCCACGGTGCAAGCTCAAGTCGAGCTGATTCAGCATCAATCTTGCCAGGACAAAAAGGCCCACGTGATGTATTTGGCCACGTCTATGCCGCGCCAGTCCGGGTGGGACAGCTTGCAGCGTTTGGAAACTGCGCTACAGGCACCCGTGTATTTATTGACACCGGATGTGCGCAGTCGATTTCAGTTACAGCATGTTCCGTCTTTCATCGAACAATCCGGCAACCGTCTGATTGTTCATGAACGAAAACTGCCTGTTTCATCGGGAGAGCGGTCATGA
- the lepB gene encoding signal peptidase I, which produces MNKPRFHSPSSPGVTRPRLGLFLLKAIPILLLVLAVERYLGQRFLIGGDDQVDRCLPDKWIYLIDTQNKDIWRGDLIAFRAERMAPFFKDGQIIVKIAAGVTGDTIHVDPQHTTINGEPVINGLPLTEKLKKPAAQFNRQETIPPAAYWVTGQTDKSFDSRYWGYVYDHQVIGRAYALF; this is translated from the coding sequence ATGAATAAACCCCGGTTCCATTCGCCATCGTCGCCCGGTGTCACTCGTCCTCGCTTAGGCCTCTTCTTGCTGAAGGCGATACCGATTTTGTTGCTGGTGTTAGCCGTGGAACGTTACCTCGGCCAACGCTTTCTGATCGGCGGCGATGACCAGGTCGATCGCTGCCTGCCGGATAAATGGATATACCTGATCGATACCCAAAATAAAGACATCTGGCGCGGCGATTTAATTGCGTTTCGCGCAGAGCGCATGGCACCGTTTTTCAAAGACGGCCAGATCATTGTCAAAATCGCTGCCGGCGTCACCGGCGATACCATCCATGTTGATCCGCAGCACACCACGATAAACGGCGAACCAGTCATCAATGGTTTGCCGTTGACCGAAAAACTTAAAAAACCGGCGGCACAATTCAATCGCCAAGAAACTATTCCGCCCGCCGCCTATTGGGTGACCGGGCAAACCGACAAAAGCTTCGATTCGCGTTACTGGGGCTATGTCTACGACCATCAAGTGATTGGACGGGCTTATGCATTGTTTTGA